DNA from Comamonas serinivorans:
CCTGCTCGCCATCGATGGCGCGCGGGTGGGCGCTTTGGGCCGTGCGCTGGGCCTGCAACAGCGCCTCGGTCGCGCTGCCGATGTCGATGCGCCGCTCGAAATAGGGCTCGCCGGAGGGTTCGCCGTAAGGCTCGCCGGCCGCATCCACAGACGCCTCGGTCGCCGGCGCACCCGCGCTCGGCGCGGGCGCCACCTGGGCTTCGACCTGCGATTCAGCAGCTAAAGCGGCGGCCGGCGGATTGGCCGCTGCGGCAGCCT
Protein-coding regions in this window:
- a CDS encoding DUF3613 domain-containing protein; this translates as MSLLRLVAPPLFAALLLACAGAAQAAAAANPPAAALAAESQVEAQVAPAPSAGAPATEASVDAAGEPYGEPSGEPYFERRIDIGSATEALLQAQRTAQSAHPRAIDGEQASRSYQRYLKSFETTIPERFETGLNVKQ